The Gloeobacter violaceus PCC 7421 DNA window GTGGCGATCACCTCCCACAGCCGCGAGATCGCCTGCTGGGAGGCGAGCAAAGACGGACTGTCTCCGGTCGAGACGCTCGCCACGGTGGCGCTCGCCGAACTGGACGGGGCGATCGATCCGGTGATGCTCTACGGCCTCGATCCCGCTCAGCAGGTGGCACCGGTGCCGGGGCGCGGCGAGCACCTGGCGCGGCGCATCCTCAAGCGTGTCGCCCTGACGCGCAAGGCCAATCGCCACAAGCGCGTCGCCGTAGTGCTCTTTAACTATCCACCCGGAGAAGGCACCCTCGGCACCGCCTCGTTTCTCGATGTGTTCGCCTCGGTCGAAAACGTGCTGGTCCAACTGCGGCGGGCCGGCTACAGCCTCGAGGTGCCCAAAGCCGGGACACTCAAAGATCTGCTGCTCGGTCGCGGCTTGTTGCACAATGGCGGCTTTGTCGGTAGCGAGCGCACCGCCCGCCACGCCCTGCGGGTGCCGCTGGCGACCTATCTGCGCTGGTACGAAAAACTGCCCGCCTCCCTGCGCCGGGACAGCGAGCAGGTCTTCGGGCCGCCGCCGGGGGATCTGATGGTGGAGGGCACCGACTTGCTGATGGCGGGGATCGCCTTCGGCAATGTCCTGGTCGCCGTGCAGCCCTCGCGGGGCATCCACGAGGATCCGGCCAAGCTCCACCACGACGAGAGCCTGCCCGCCCACCACCAGTACATCGCCTTCTACCGCTATCTGGCGGAGGCGGACGGTTGGGGGGCGGACGCCGTCGTCCACGTCGGCACCCACGGCACGTTCGAATTTCTGCCGGGCAAGCAGGTGGCCCTGGGGGCTGATTCGGTTCCCGATGCGCTGATGGGCGATCTGCCCCACGTCTATCTCTACCACGTGGTCAACGTCTCCGAAGGGACGATCGCCCGGCGGCGCAGCTACGCGCAGCTGGTGAGCCACGCCTCGCCCACCTTCGTTGCAGCGGGCCTCTATGGCCATTTGCTTGAGCTGGAGGAATTGCTCGCCGAGTACGAAGAGCAACTGCGGGTGAGCCCGCCGCGCGCCCGAGCTGTCCTGCGGCAGATGGTCCGCATCTCGGTCGAGCACGCCGTGCCCCTAGCCGTCGACGAAGCGGCCCTGCAGGATACCTCCGAGCTGTTCGATCCCGCACCCTACGAAGCGGCCCTGGAGGCGCTGCACCGGGAACTGTTCGCCCTCAAGCGGGTGGCGGTGCCGCTTGGGTTGCATACCTTCGGCCACCGTCTCACCGGAGAAGCCCTAGTCGATTATTTGGCGCTGGTGGCCCGCTACGACCGCCCGGAGGCGCCGGCCCTGCCGCGGCTACTGGCGCTGCGCTCGCGCCTCGACTACGACCGTTTGCTCGACCGGCCCGGCCCCGAACTGGAGAACCTCGCGCACCAGGCGCGGGTCGTTATCGAACGGCAGGTGCTGGGGAGCGATCCCCGCGATGGAGATCTGGCCGAATCGCTGGTCTATCTGCGTTGGCTGGCCGATCAAGTGGGTTGCACCGACGAGAGCGCAGCCTTGATCCAGGCCCTGGCGGGGGGGTACGTCGAGCCGGGGCTCGGGGGCGATCCGGTGCGCACCCCGTCCACCTACCCCACCGGGCGCAATACCTTTCAATTCGATCCGACCAAACTGCCCACCGAGAGCGCCTGCGAGCGGGGAGCGGAGATCGCCGAGGCGACTTTGCGGCGCTACCGGGCCGAGCACGGCGGTTACCCCAAGGCGGTGGGGGTAATTTTGTGGGGTTTCGAGACCTGCAAGACCCTGGGCGAAACGGTCGGGCAGATTCTGCACTACATCGGCGTGCGGGTGGACCGGGGTCGCGGGTTTGCCATGAAGCCCGAAATCGTCCCCCTCGCAGTGCTCGCCCGCCCGCGCATCGATGTCACGGTCAATATCTGCGGCTTTTTTCGCGACCTCTTTCCCCATCTGGTACAGCTGATCGACCGGGCCTTTGAGGCGGTGGCCGGGCTGGCGGAGCCTCCCGAGCAGAATTTCGTGCGCCGCCACACGCTGGAGAGTGAGGGTGAGGCGGGGGTACCGCGCCACGGCCGCTTGTTCGGTCCGCCCCCGGGCGAGTACGGCAACCGGCTGAGCAGCCTGATCGAGACCGGTGCCTGGGAAGCAGAAACGGACCTGGCCCGGATGTACCTGAACCGCACCCGCTATCTCTACGGTCAAGGGGCCTGCGAAGCGCCGGAGGCGCTGGAGCGCGCCCTCGGGCGCGTGCGGCTGATCAGCCAGGTGCGCGACAGCCACGAATTTGAAGTCACCGACCTCGATCACTATTACGAATTTTTCGGCGGCATGGCCCGCGCCTCCCAACTGGTGGGCGGCAGCCGCCCGGCGGTGCTCATCGCCGACACCACCGGCGAGCGCATCGAGGTGAAGACCCTCCCCGAGGCGGTGCGCCAGGGGGTGACCAGCCGCCTATTCAATCCCCGCTGGATCGACGGCATGCTCGCCCACGGCCACCAGGGCGCCCAGCAAATCGCCGACCGGGTCGAATATCTGCTCGGGCTCGACGCGACCACCGCCAGCGTCGGCACCGCCACCTGGGGCCAGGTGGCCCGCCGCTTCGTCTTCGACGCCGCGATGCGCGATCGCCTGATCGCCGCCAACCCCTATGCCGCAGCCGAGATCGCCCGGCAACTGGCCCAGGCCCACGGCCGCGGCTACTGGCAGGCCACCGACGAGGAGCGCACCCACCTCGAGACTCTGTATGGGCAACTGGAGTACCGCCTGGAGGCGGCGCCATGCAGCAATTAGTTTCTGTCCCGGCGCCCTTTGCCCCGGACGCGGCGGATATCGATCATCCGCAGGCGCGCTGGTTGCTGGAGCGCATCGAGCGCGTCCCCGTCCTCTGCCCTTCCGGTTCCCAGTCCGTCGCCACCAGCTTCGTGCGCGCGGGCCGTGCAGACGGGCCGCCGGTGCTGCTGCTGCACGGTTTCGACAGTTCGCTGCTCGAATTTTTTCGGCTGGTGCCCTTGCTTGCCGCCCACCGCTCGACCTGGGCGATCGATCTGCTGGGCTTCGGCTTTACTGAAAGGCGGCCGGATCTTGCCTGCAGCGCCGCCGCCCTCAAGGCGCACCTGTGGTCCTTCTGGCTGGAGCGGATCGGCGAGCCGGTGGTGCTGGTGGGCGCTTCGATGGGCGGGGCTGCCGCTATCGATTTTGCGCTCACCCACCCCGAGGCCGTCGCCGGGCTGGTGCTCATCGACAGCGTCGGCTTCACCTGCGGCCCGGCGGTCTACCGATGGCTCTCGCCGCCCTTCGACGGCCTGGCGCTCGAACTGTGGCGGGCGTTTAAAAACCGGCCCGCCTGGGGGGGCGAGGACGACCTGCAGCGCGCCGCCCGGCGCTGCTGCGCCCTGCACACCACCCAGCCCCACTGGCAGGAGGCGCTGTTGCGCTTTTCCCACAGCGGCGGGTACGACTTTCTGGCGCCCCGCATCGGCGGGGTCGCCCACCAAACCTTGATTCTCTGGGGCGAAGCGGACGGCGTGCTCGGCACCGCCGACGCCGAACGTTTCCGGCGGGCCATCGCCCGCAGTTCCCTGCGCTGGCTTTCCGGGTGCGGACACACGCCCCACCTCGAACAACCCGAGCACACCGCCCGGCACATCCTGGACTTTGCCCGCGACGTCCGTCGCCGCTAGACCGATGGGCCGCCTTTGAGCCTGTGGTGTTTGTCCGTCCGTCGCCGATAATATCGAAGGCGGCCCATCGGATCGGCCTCCGCGCCGACCTTGTATATTTTCCTCTCCGGTTATGACGGACAATTTCAAGCCTCTTTCTGCTGCGGGCCTGCCGGCGCGTGTCGCCAAGCTCTCCACCCCCGCCCCACGGGGGGAGGCTGCGGCCGAAGCGATCGATGAAGAGGAGGCGGGGTGGAACGGTTTTTGCCTCTGGCTGGCAACCGTCTCCAACATCGATATTTTTGCTTACAAATCGCACCAGTTGCACCAGCGGTTGGTGATTCGCCGCCAGTTGGCCGGCGTGGAGAGTTGGGCGGATTACCGCCGCCATCTGCTCGATTGCCCGCAGGCTTTTGCCCGGTTGCGCGAGAGCCTGGTCACCTCGGTGAGCAGTTTCTTTCGCGATCCCGAGCAGTGGCAGGTTCTGGAGAGCAGGGTACTGCCGCGGTTGGCCGGAGGCGGGCCGCTGAGCGCCTGGTCGGTGGGCTGTGCGATGGGGCAAGAACCGTACTCGCTGGCCGTGTGCCTCGATGGGGCCGGGCGGCTTGCGGGCAGCAAGCTGGTGGGCAGCGACTGCAGCGCGGCGGCGATCGAGCAGGCGCGCCGGGGTGTCTACCGGTCGGCCCTCGAAAAAACGATTCCCGAGCGCCTGCATCCTTACGCGCAAGCGGCGGACGGTGTATATACGCTCTGTGAGCCCCTGCGCCGGGCGGTGGAGTTTCGCTGCGAGGATGTCTTTAGGCGGTCATTCGATGGCGGCTGGGATCTGATTTTTTGCCGCAACGTGTTGATTTACCTCAACGAGGGCGCCCAACGCCGCCTGTTGCGCCGGCTCGCCCACGCCCTGCGCCCCGGGGGCGTGCTCTTTGTCGGCCGCTCCGAGCGCGTGACGCAGCCGGAAGTGCTGGGTCTTGCGGTTACGACGCCGTATCTGTACCGGCGGGTGGCCCCATGAGCACAGCCCTCGCTGCGGCCCGAGCCCGCCTGCCTTGAGAGCCTTGCCGCCCAACACCAGGGTACCGTAACGTCTGCTGCACCGGCCTTCACGGCGATTTGTCCTGCCCGCGCTCTTGGCAAGATCGAAAGCTTCGGTTCAACGCGAAAGGCGCAAGCGCAACAGGTGGAGCAGGTACTCGCCGTACTGGCGCAGGGTCACTTTGCTCTCGCCCTGGGTGCGCTCCTCAAAGACGTAGCCCACCTCCCGGATGGTGCGGATGTCGCCGCGGCCCAGGACCTCCAGCAAGATCTTGTAGCCCAGGGGACTGAGGGGCTTGCCCGCCAGACAGGCGCGCCGCACCACAAAAAAGCCGCTCATCGGATCGCTGAGCCGACCGACCACGCCGGGAAGCAGGACGAGACCGATAAGCTGGGCGCCGCGCGAGACGATCCGCCGCGCGAGACGCCAGGTGCTTACGCCGCCGCCCTCGGTGTGGCGGCTGGCCACCGCCAGATCCGCCCCCTGCTCGGCGGCGGCCAGCAATTTCAGCAAATTCTCGGGCGGGTGCTGCAGATCGCCGTCGATCACCCCCAACAGTTGCCCGCGCGACGCCTGCCAGCCGCGGACCACGGCCGTCGCCAGACCGCGCTCGTCGGTGCGGCGCATCACCCGCAGGTGAGGATAATCCGCCGTCAGGCCCTGGGCCAGCTTCCAGGTAAAATCGGGGCTGTCGTCGTCGACGACAATCAGCTCAAAGGTTCCGGGCAAGGCAGCCTTCAGCAACCGGGTCAACTGCACGAGCAGCGCTTCGATGTTTTGGGCTTCGCGGTAGGTGGGGATCACCAGGGAGAGGCGCACGGCTGTCTCGCCGGTCACGGGGATGGTCAGGGGGCCTGTGGGCACAGGGAGCAAGTCGGCGAGCATGCGTGGTCCTAAGGTTGCTTTTGTTGTTCGCGCTCGAGGCGCCGACCGTCAAAATCGCCAAGCGGGGTGGTTTGGTCCTCCGGCCGGGCGCGAAAGCCGCCCTGCAGCGAGCCGTCGCGCAACTCGATCCGTCCGTAGAGATAGGGAGTGCACGGCAGCGGCGCGTGCCAGCATAACTGACCGGTCAGGGGCCGATAGATCCAGGCATTGCGCATCGGCAACAGCAGCGTTTCGATCTTTGGATAGCCCACCTGATGGTAGAGCAATCCAATCGGCAGGTAGCCCGTGTAGATCTGCTCGACGGT harbors:
- a CDS encoding cobaltochelatase subunit CobN, producing MSVPRLVLISSATALGSLPEALRLLEAEGPLFEVEVFLTHRLQDRSLAAETVLASIAGARAVLFDLRGTPEQAVSLVQRARRESEGQAVAFIAVFAGDGAALGLLRMGDFVLQPGGYPPAASANGRVGGRHAANWQRCVQYWTHSGSENLANLLRFVAAEYAGVETQPAPPQIYPECGFIDPASGARYAGYGEYRTAHPPDPQRPTVAVLLYGGTTLAANLAGGGELFAALAEGANVVCFFADGIRTADALKAHFFEDGRPICDAIVSLLWFRLDGGPLGGDAQKTVNLLGALDVPYYVAITSHSREIACWEASKDGLSPVETLATVALAELDGAIDPVMLYGLDPAQQVAPVPGRGEHLARRILKRVALTRKANRHKRVAVVLFNYPPGEGTLGTASFLDVFASVENVLVQLRRAGYSLEVPKAGTLKDLLLGRGLLHNGGFVGSERTARHALRVPLATYLRWYEKLPASLRRDSEQVFGPPPGDLMVEGTDLLMAGIAFGNVLVAVQPSRGIHEDPAKLHHDESLPAHHQYIAFYRYLAEADGWGADAVVHVGTHGTFEFLPGKQVALGADSVPDALMGDLPHVYLYHVVNVSEGTIARRRSYAQLVSHASPTFVAAGLYGHLLELEELLAEYEEQLRVSPPRARAVLRQMVRISVEHAVPLAVDEAALQDTSELFDPAPYEAALEALHRELFALKRVAVPLGLHTFGHRLTGEALVDYLALVARYDRPEAPALPRLLALRSRLDYDRLLDRPGPELENLAHQARVVIERQVLGSDPRDGDLAESLVYLRWLADQVGCTDESAALIQALAGGYVEPGLGGDPVRTPSTYPTGRNTFQFDPTKLPTESACERGAEIAEATLRRYRAEHGGYPKAVGVILWGFETCKTLGETVGQILHYIGVRVDRGRGFAMKPEIVPLAVLARPRIDVTVNICGFFRDLFPHLVQLIDRAFEAVAGLAEPPEQNFVRRHTLESEGEAGVPRHGRLFGPPPGEYGNRLSSLIETGAWEAETDLARMYLNRTRYLYGQGACEAPEALERALGRVRLISQVRDSHEFEVTDLDHYYEFFGGMARASQLVGGSRPAVLIADTTGERIEVKTLPEAVRQGVTSRLFNPRWIDGMLAHGHQGAQQIADRVEYLLGLDATTASVGTATWGQVARRFVFDAAMRDRLIAANPYAAAEIARQLAQAHGRGYWQATDEERTHLETLYGQLEYRLEAAPCSN
- a CDS encoding alpha/beta fold hydrolase; the encoded protein is MQQLVSVPAPFAPDAADIDHPQARWLLERIERVPVLCPSGSQSVATSFVRAGRADGPPVLLLHGFDSSLLEFFRLVPLLAAHRSTWAIDLLGFGFTERRPDLACSAAALKAHLWSFWLERIGEPVVLVGASMGGAAAIDFALTHPEAVAGLVLIDSVGFTCGPAVYRWLSPPFDGLALELWRAFKNRPAWGGEDDLQRAARRCCALHTTQPHWQEALLRFSHSGGYDFLAPRIGGVAHQTLILWGEADGVLGTADAERFRRAIARSSLRWLSGCGHTPHLEQPEHTARHILDFARDVRRR
- a CDS encoding CheR family methyltransferase codes for the protein MTDNFKPLSAAGLPARVAKLSTPAPRGEAAAEAIDEEEAGWNGFCLWLATVSNIDIFAYKSHQLHQRLVIRRQLAGVESWADYRRHLLDCPQAFARLRESLVTSVSSFFRDPEQWQVLESRVLPRLAGGGPLSAWSVGCAMGQEPYSLAVCLDGAGRLAGSKLVGSDCSAAAIEQARRGVYRSALEKTIPERLHPYAQAADGVYTLCEPLRRAVEFRCEDVFRRSFDGGWDLIFCRNVLIYLNEGAQRRLLRRLAHALRPGGVLFVGRSERVTQPEVLGLAVTTPYLYRRVAP